A single window of Nakaseomyces glabratus chromosome G, complete sequence DNA harbors:
- the RPC82 gene encoding DNA-directed RNA polymerase III subunit C82 (CAGL0G10109g~Ortholog(s) have RNA polymerase III activity, role in tRNA transcription from RNA polymerase III promoter and DNA-directed RNA polymerase III complex localization) has product MDILSDIKASVKGAPAPQQNPAAIKSENGNVDVSVSNEIHQQTAASTEELMSVSSLEQRTLHAEKFLYTEVIKSYLGERASTVISLLISLGRLTVREIYEKLNFTMSIDSIRRTLVSLTQLRCVRYLEEPKRGSAKYNTYYYYNKDGVYLLLYSGLIINDISSRFSEQKRPIVAEIIQNILSLGSLSLNDYLENVTYNIPKHEMSGLFVELCEMGFLVRLTKFDYTPIKDLWNLLYEKEYNQLPRNSTQSDLKKRTEAKNKAKTEFHNLMEASTDLSKLIKLDPSTSLRTVIPTATLTINIKRFLKSRRSLQLTNYARSRVGPVSAQLYKLALKLTENKAPYFNDILSETGLLQDLDELTAMSDEMELLEEKSPGVTFTANDILKIVPKNYKIENSLVYEKKSGKRSQNQEKSANTKRLKTEDGFVIPSLPTDNNHSNEKEIDDAEVEDGINEGDEMDADSVSIINSHLKILASSPVPFLKETQPNVYYIPYSNLIPELKSSIYDHIIVSTLGPPSLRIRRCIKENKLVSEKVINGTALMKEKDIRTTIGSLIKYNAVEIQEVPRTVDRSASRAVFLFRCNESHSYNFMKQNLAWNLANLLYKKEKIEDENKTLLMKANRDDVKGKERELLLPSELNQLKMVNERELNIFTRSFRLMSLWEVFEFF; this is encoded by the coding sequence ATGGATATTCTTTCTGATATAAAAGCATCAGTTAAAGGTGCCCCAGCACCACAGCAAAACCCAGCTGCCATTAAAAGTGAGAATGGAAACGTTGATGTAAGCGTTTCTAATGAGATACACCAACAGACAGCAGCTTCTACTGAGGAACTAATGAGTGTAAGCTCGTTGGAACAAAGAACTTTACACGCTGAGAAATTTTTGTACACAGAAGTGATTAAGTCATATCTGGGTGAGAGAGCTTCCACTGTGATCTCTTTGTTAATCTCTTTAGGTCGATTAACAGTCAGAGagatatatgaaaaattgaattttaCCATGTCCATTGACTCAATAAGAAGAACCCTAGTGTCCCTTACTCAACTTAGATGTGTTAGATACTTGGAAGAACCTAAACGAGGTTCTGCGAAATACAAtacttattattattacaatAAAGACGGTGTATACCTGTTGCTGTATTCAGGATTGATCATCAATGACATCTCCTCTCGATTTTCAGAACAAAAGAGGCCAATTGTGGCAGAGATCATACAGAACATATTGTCCTTGGGATCCCTTTCGCTAAATGACTATTTGGAAAATGTCACCTACAATATCCCCAAACATGAGATGTCTGGTTTATTTGTGGAATTATGTGAAATGGGTTTTTTGGTGCGACTAACAAAATTTGACTATACGCCAATAAAAGACCTATGGAACCTATTGTATGAAAAGGAATATAACCAGTTGCCCAGAAACAGTACTCAATCTGACCTAAAAAAACGAACAGAAGCGAAAAACAAGGCAAAAACCGAGTTCCACAATTTAATGGAGGCTTCAACCGATTTATCGAAATTGATTAAACTAGATCCTTCGACCTCTCTGAGAACTGTAATTCCAACTGCGACATTAActatcaatatcaaaagattTCTGAAATCAAGGAGATCCTTACAGCTAACAAATTACGCTAGATCAAGAGTAGGACCAGTTTCTGCTCAATTGTACAAACTAGCATTAAAACTAACGGAAAATAAAGCTCCTTATTTTAACGATATACTTTCAGAAACTGGTTTATTACAAGACTTAGATGAGTTAACGGCAATGAGTGATGAGATGGAACTTctagaagaaaaatcacCTGGAGTTACATTTACAGCGAATGATATCTTGAAAATAGTACCTAAAAATTATAAGATAGAAAACAGTTTAGTGTATGAGAAAAAATCTGGTAAAAGAAGTCAAAACCAAGAGAAATCTGCCAACACTAAAAGATTAAAAACAGAGGATGGTTTTGTGATTCCATCATTACCAACTGATAATAATCATAgcaatgaaaaagaaatagacGATGCTGAAGTAGAGGATGGGATTAATGAGGGAGATGAAATGGATGCTGATTCTGTTTCAATAATTAATAGCCacttaaaaatattagcaTCATCTCCTGTTCcgtttttgaaagagaCTCAACCTAATGTATACTATATTCCCTACTCAAACTTAATACCGGAGTTGAAATCATCTATCTACGATCATATAATCGTGTCAACTCTTGGCCCTCCATCATTAAGAATTAGAAGATGcattaaagaaaacaaaCTAGTTTCAGAAAAGGTAATTAACGGTACTGCattaatgaaagaaaaggacATTCGTACCACAATCGGATCTCTAATCAAATATAATGCTGTTGAAATTCAGGAAGTACCTAGAACTGTGGATAGATCTGCATCGAGAGCAGTCTTTCTATTTCGTTGCAATGAGTCCCACTCATATAATTTTATGAAACAAAACTTAGCATGGAATCTAGCAAATCTACTCtacaaaaaagagaaaattgAGGATGAGAATAAAACTTTGCTGATGAAAGCAAATAGGGATGATGTTAAAGGAAAGGAAAGAGAACTTCTTTTACCCAGTGAACTGAATCAGCTAAAAATGGTCAATGAACGGGAACTCAACATTTTCACTAGAAGTTTCAGGCTAATGTCACTGTGGgaagtttttgaatttttttag
- the QCR2 gene encoding ubiquinol--cytochrome-c reductase subunit 2 (CAGL0G10131g~Ortholog(s) have ubiquinol-cytochrome-c reductase activity and role in aerobic respiration, mitochondrial electron transport, ubiquinol to cytochrome c), whose translation MLSRGQLLRSSARHYSIVTKDLPGNLSVLRVKVHAGSRYANKDGIAHLLSRFNFQNTNTKSALRLVRESELLGGCTKSTVDREYITLEARFLKENLPYYVNALSNVLYKTSFRPHELPESVIPAAKYDLAVADSNPIFQAEDLLYNISFRNGLGNPVLYDSVEKVSIDDLKEFSSKVYTKENIEIEGVGINEADLKKFVTESLFNSLPQGSNLASSAKSEIFTGKESRLRRIGESVASVGIPVASKDFGKFQALEAYLSSELFPLTDLLSEVKFTKYPDVGFLTFSVKNGDATVVSENIKKVVGELKKSQDISKATELAKLKLGTETSSPVDIKFDGVKDFKLDDKFNFAAVGDVSKLPFRDQL comes from the coding sequence ATGTTGTCTAGAGGCCAATTGTTGAGATCATCTGCCAGACATTACAGTATTGTTACTAAGGACCTTCCAGGAAATCTATCTGTACTAAGAGTTAAGGTACATGCTGGTTCTCGTTATGCGAACAAAGATGGTATCGCTCATCTGTTGTCTAGATTTAACTTCCAAAATACCAATACTAAGAGTGCTTTGAGATTGGTGAGGGAATCTGAGTTGTTGGGTGGCTGCACTAAGTCTACTGTTGACAGGGAATATATTACTCTGGAGGCCCgcttcttgaaagaaaacCTGCCATACTATGTTAATGCGCTATCTAATGTTCTCTACAAGACCTCCTTCAGACCCCATGAATTACCAGAATCTGTTATTCCAGCTGCCAAGTACGACCTTGCTGTTGCTGATTCTAACCCAATCTTCCAAGCCGAAGACTTACTATACAACATCTCATTCAGAAATGGATTAGGAAACCCTGTCTTGTATGACTCTGTCGAAAAAGTTAGCATTGATGACTTGAAAGAATTCTCTTCCAAGGTCTACACAAAGGAAAATATCGAAATCGAAGGTGTTGGTATTAATGAAGCAGACTTAAAGAAGTTTGTCACTGAATCTCTATTTAACTCTTTACCACAAGGATCTAACCTGGCTTCATCCGCCAAGAGTGAAATTTTCACCGGTAAGGAAAGCAGATTAAGAAGAATCGGGGAGTCTGTTGCTTCAGTAGGTATTCCAGTTGCTTCAAAGGATTTCGGAAAGTTCCAAGCCCTTGAAGCTTATTTGAGCTCTGAATTGTTCCCTCTAACTGACCTTCTATCGGAAGTTAAATTCACCAAATATCCAGATGTTGGTTTCTTGACCTTCAGTGTGAAGAACGGTGATGCTACTGTTGTATCTGAAAACATCAAGAAGGTGGTTGGCGAGTTGAAGAAATCCCAAGATATTTCCAAGGCGACTGAACTCGCTAAATTGAAATTGGGAACTGAGACCTCTTCTCCTGTagatattaaatttgatgGTGTCAAGGACTTCAAACTAGATGACAAGTTCAACTTTGCAGCTGTTGGTGATGTTTCTAAGTTGCCTTTCCGTGATCAATTGTAA
- the QCR7 gene encoding ubiquinol--cytochrome-c reductase subunit 7 (CAGL0G10153g~Ortholog(s) have mitochondrion localization), with product MPQSFTSIAKIGDFILKTPLLSKICVPVSKQYIKYSGYRKLGLRFDDLIAEENPIMQTALKRLPEGESYARNYRIIRAHQSELTKHLLPRNEWVKAQDDVPYLLPYILEAEAAAKEKEDLDNLELSKK from the coding sequence ATGCCACAATCATTCACATCCATTGCCAAGATTGGTGACTTTATCTTGAAGACACCTCTATTGTCTAAAATTTGTGTGCCAGTCTCAAAGCAGTATATTAAGTACTCTGGTTACCGCAAGCTAGGTCTAAGGTTTGACGATTTGATCGCAGAGGAAAACCCTATTATGCAAACAGCATTGAAGAGATTACCAGAAGGAGAGTCATATGCCAGAAACTATAGAATAATTAGAGCTCATCAAAGTGAGTTGACTAAGCACCTACTACCAAGAAATGAATGGGTTAAGGCCCAAGATGATGTTCCATATTTACTGCCTTATATCTTGGAAGCCGAAGCTGCTGCAAAGGAAAAGGAAGACCTTGATAACCTTGAATTGAGCAAGAAATAA
- the PAU4 gene encoding seripauperin PAU4 (CAGL0G10175g~Putative adhesin-like cell wall protein (adhesin cluster IV); predicted GPI-anchor): protein MKLSNALAAVALAVSGVNAIEPTTTLAPTDFRVNMIELQAYLADIKGHMMQYLSFQGANPNQPYPSQMLGAVMFGNTGPLSEIAPETITMMITGVPWYSERLVGAIAARLADAGIVTAWPSPSPSPSPSPSPSPSPSPSPSPSPSPSPSSPSPSPSPSPSPSPSPSPSPSPSPSPSPSPSPSPSPSPSPSPSPSPKSPSPSPSSSSSSSSMPSSSSSSSSMPSSSSSSSSMPSSSSSSSSMPSSSSSSSSMPSSSSSMTPSQKASIIPSSAAPSSSSSIVTTSSISSADASPVLPSSVVSSSSTEPSSANPRSISSVSNSTTIISMSSQTGSLNNISSTVFGNTTVSMPSPTTVVVTNTVGEVITEVITYCPETDHHGNVGTSTSSYIIGTSRVSQDTMTTKIVEDNITKTAIVYCETTTDSKGQASTKTVTVCPECTSINSKSGSKSTETVTATTKPVVNVSNGVTSTTFITEYVTVKSGIPTTSSTPGGKSDVQQAKIATTTTTLTSKQQQDSSIKIQSQSGTVKPQVEQQVSASAAKQQHSSVVVSQYAGSAASLNGLGSIGTLVTLLVLMLIN, encoded by the coding sequence ATGAAGCTATCCAACGCATTGGCTGCGGTAGCACTTGCTGTTTCTGGCGTTAATGCCATCGAACCAACAACCACGCTAGCCCCAACGGACTTCAGAGTTAACATGATCGAATTACAAGCTTACTTGGCTGATATCAAAGGCCACATGATGCAATATCTGAGTTTCCAAGGTGCTAACCCAAATCAGCCTTACCCAAGTCAAATGCTTGGTGCTGTGATGTTTGGAAATACTGGCCCACTTTCAGAGATTGCACCTGAAACAATCACAATGATGATTACAGGTGTCCCTTGGTATAGTGAAAGACTTGTTGGTGCTATTGCCGCAAGATTGGCTGACGCAGGTATTGTTACTGCCTGgccatctccatctccatctccaagTCCATCACCATCACCATCACCATCACCATCACCATCACCATCACCATCACCATCACCATCACCATCATCACCATCACCATCACCATCACCATCACCATCACCATCACCATCTCCATCACCAAGTCCATCACCATCTCCATCACCAAGTCCATCACCAAGTCCATCACCATCTCCATCACCAAGTCCATCACCAAGTCCATCACCAAAATCCCCatcaccatctccaagcaGCTCCTCCTCATCCTCTTCTATGCCAAGCAGCTCCTCATCCTCCTCTTCTATGCCAAGCAGTTCCTCATCCTCCTCTTCTATGCCAAGCAGCTCCTCATCCTCCTCTTCTATGCCAAGCAGTTCCTCATCCTCCTCTTCTATGCCAAGCAGCTCTTCCTCTATGACACCATCTCAAAAGGCTTCCATAATCCCATCTTCTGCAGCTCCAAGCTCATCGTCTTCAATAGTCACAACTTCTTCTATATCATCTGCCGACGCATCGCCTGTTCTCCCATCATCGGTTGTTTCCTCATCCTCTACAGAGCCATCATCGGCTAATCCAAGATCAATTAGTTCTGTCTCTAACTCTACGACTATTATATCGATGTCTTCTCAAACAGGTTCTCTGAATAACATATCAAGCACTGTATTTGGCAACACCACAGTCTCAATGCCTTCTCCAACTACGGTAGTTGTAACCAACACTGTCGGGGAGGTCATTACTGAGGTCATCACTTATTGCCCAGAAACCGATCACCATGGTAACGTGGGAACCAGTACTTCCAGCTATATAATCGGTACTTCAAGGGTAAGTCAGGACACCATGACAACCAAGATAGTAGAAGATAATATCACAAAAACTGCCATTGTTTATTGTGAAACCACTACCGATTCCAAAGGACAAGCTTCCACAAAGACAGTCACTGTCTGTCCTGAATGCACTTCCATTAATTCCAAAAGTGGCTCCAAGAGTACGGAAACAGTTACAGCAACCACCAAGCCTGTCGTTAATGTTTCTAATGGAGTAACTTCGACCACCTTCATCACTGAATATGTTACTGTCAAATCAGGTATTCCTACAACATCCTCCACTCCAGGTGGTAAATCCGATGTTCAACAAGCAAAGATTGCTACCACAACTACAACTTTAACTAGTAAGCAACAACAGGATTCATCTATAAAGATTCAATCTCAATCTGGAACCGTGAAACCTCAGGTAGAACAACAAGTGTCTGCTTCTGCTGCTAAGCAACAACATTCAAGTGTTGTGGTATCACAATATGCAGGTTCAGCTGCATCTTTGAATGGTCTAGGCTCAATTGGAACCCTAGTAACATTATTAGTGTTAATGTTAATCAACTAA